The Helicobacter pylori genomic interval GGTGAAAACCTGCCCTAAAGTTTTAATATCCCATTTATTCAAAAAATTCTCCAAAAAAATCTTTGAATGTTAAATAGATATTAGCTCGTAACTTAACGCTTTTGGCTAGAGCGCTTAAAATGAAGTTTTTACTTCCATCAAAGTCTCTTTGAATGATTTTTCTGTTGTTATCCCACTTGCATTGAAAGGGCAAGTTATTGCCATTTGACTGAAGAGTTTGAATACCTTTTAAGGAATTGATAAAAACATCTTTAGGATCGTTTTTGTTGATAATTAAAAAATAATAGTCTCTATCGGTGTTTTTGCCTAAGTCTTTATGCAGTTTTTGAAAGTATTTTTCCCATGCAATTTTGTTATTGAAAGTCGGCAATAAGCCACACAACGCATAATAAATCCCTAATTTACAATTAAGATTGTCAGCGGTTTTTGTAGTGGTGGTTTTAAGATTAACAGGATAAAAAATATCGTTTTCTTCAAAACTAAAATCCCACCACTCTCTAGCTTTTGGTAGTTGGATAGGAAAAGAATGTTTGATGGTGTTTAAAATTTCTTCTTCATTGACCGATGGATTTAAGCGTCCATCTTGTAAGGGTTGAGACAAATTATAAGGGTTTGTTTTTAAAAATTTTGCAATTTCATTAAGCTGTGTGGGTATCATTAAATATCCTTATTAAAAAGGATATTTTACCACACTCCTTATTTTAGTCCTTTATTTTTTCAAACTAATGGCTTCTTTAATCATGTCATCGCCCGCGCCAAAGGCTCTAGCGTTCATAGAATAGCCTCTTTGCATTAAAATGAGATTGGTTAGGGCGTTCCCGGCATTCACATTGCTCGTTTCTAAATATTTATGCCTGATTTTCCCAAACTTGAGCTTGCCCTCTTCATCCCACCCTAAAATGGGGTTACCGCTTAGGGGTCTGTTTTCGCCATTAATGGTGCCTTCTTGCATTTCATAGAGGTTACCGCCGATTTTTCTCAAGCCTTGATCGTTAGTGAAAGCCAAAATACCGATGCGAGCGACCGGCTCTACCACCCCGTTACTAAAGGCCAGAGAAATCACGCCATTTTCTTCAATGCGCATGTCTCTAAAAATGCCCCTAGGCTTGCCGTCTTGACTCGCTTCTAAGAGTTTAGAGTCTTGGTAAGACAAATCGCTAGAATCATGGTTTTCGCTTTTATCTAAAGAGTAGGTGAGTTTATTGCCTTTAAAATCTAAAGTCATGGGGGCGGATTTCATCTTGTGCGTGGCTGAATCAAAGCCGACAATTTCCCAAGTAGGATCATTGATAGGGGTTTTGTTTTTGGGATCTACGATGTAGCTTTTCACTTCCCAAGTTTGGTTTTTCCTTTTACTCGTGGGGCTTGATGTGGGATCGTTGGAATTGGTCATGTAATATTCGCTCTGGAGCAAGTATTTATCCCCGGCTTTATCATAAATATCCACTTCTGTGCTGTAATAAGGGATTTTAATCGCTACTGAATCCCTACTAATGCCCTTTTTTAATTCCATTCCGTTCGCATTCAAGCCCAATTTATCCGCAATGCCCCCGCTCAAGCTAAAGGTGATAGGCGTTTGGCTAGGATTAGCGATCTCTAATAAAAGGGGTGGGCTTTTGGCGTCTTTTTCGCTTTTGATGAGGTTCAAGTCTAACCCGGTTTTTTCTTTAAAGAGTTTTTGCAAATCGCCTAAAGTTTTGAATTGGTTTTCGCCTTTTTCAGCGTCCCCATAAGTGAAAACCAAATCCTCTTTTTTGCCATTCTCTTTTTGGATACTGATGTTTAATTTACGATTGGTGATCGCATCTATTGGCTCGTTATCGTCATTCGCTAAAGCGTTAATATCCTGGTTTAAAAAACGCTCTTTAATGATCTCGCCCTTGTCGTTTAAGAAAAAATCTTGCGCGCCTTTTAAATGGTCTTTAGGGTTTAGATTCACGCTAATACCCACTTTCGTGCTAAGCACGGGCTGGTAAGTCAAATCTTGGGGGATTTGTAAGGGCGAAAGGGTGTTGCCATGCAATTTTTCAATGTCTTCATCTCTAGCAGTGGAATTGAGCGTGCCGTCTTTGATTTTTTTCAAATCAATACCATAAACATAATAGCCCTCAGGGGTTACTAAATAGCCATCAGCGTCCCTGGCGAAATTGCCGGCGCGCGTGAGGAAATTATCCTGTTTCTTGCTAAAGCCGTCTTTATTAATGGTCATTTCCCCATTTTTATTGGGTCCTATCACAAACCAGCCCTTGCCTTGATACGCCATGTGGAATTCCCCCTCGCTTGGCATGTATTCCCCGTCTTTATTAGAAAGGACATTGCCTGAGCCTGTAACGCCGTAATTTCGGTCGTTAGCCACAACGGATTTGGCGTTTAAAGCGTCTAAATGCGAAGAAAACAAGGTCTTAAACTCCGGATCATTGGAGCGATAGCCTAAAGTATTGACATTGGCGATATTGTTTGAAAGGCTGTCAATGCCAAACTGGTGGGTCTTAATCCCGCTATAAGCGTTTAATAAGGTGTCGTTCATGCTGTCTCTTTAGGGGGGGTTTGGGGCTTTTGATCAAGCGGCTTTTGATCAGAGAGTTTTTGTTCAAGAGGTTTTTGTTCAAGTGGCTTTTGTTCAAGCGGCTTTTGATCCGGTTTATAAAACTCTATCGCGCTGTCTATGGGTAAGATCATTTCGCCCATTCTTAGCATGGGTTTGCCTTTATCAAAAATCACGCTTTCCACTTCGCCCCTACCGATGCGCGTTTGCAAATACTGCTTGCTTTGGGAGTCTAAATTGTATTCAGCCTTGATTTTATAATTGCCTTTAGGGACTTTTTCGCCCTTTTCGTTCAAGCCGTCCCATTCAAAATTGATATACCCCTTTTGCCCGTTATAATCTTTTAAAGGAATCGTTTTGACTAATTCATTGTTTTCATTCAGGATTTGAATCGCTGGCACTCCTTTAGAAGCGTCAATTTTTTCATCAAAAAAGAGCGAAAAAGAAAGCTTGTTGTTGCCATCAAAATTCGCCCCGCTCACATCGGTTTCAGCGATTTTGCCTATCATGCTCACAGAATTGAGTGCGCTCACTTCCCTTAAAGCGTTATTAGCCTTTAGGCTATCGTCCATGCCTTTATTAAGGTTTTCCATGGTGTCTTTTAAAGCGCCTTGAAAGTCTTTTAAAGACTCGTTAGTTTCTTTATTGGATTTCATCGCGCTGGCGACTTCTTGCATGGTTTTTTTGTTTTCTTCTTGCATTTCTACTTGCGTGAGTTGTGCGGTTTGGGTGATGATTTTATCTGTTTCCATAGGAGCGGTGGGGTCTTGATTTTTCAATTGCTCTAAAAAGAGTTTCATGAAAGCGTTTTTATCCAACCCGTTAGCGATTGCGGGCTGCTCTTTTTTCCTTTCTTGTGCGGCTTTAGCTCCTGTAACTTCTGCTAAATCAATGGCCATGATCTCTTCCTTATTAAAGATGTCCTATTATAGAGCAAACTTGCTTAAAATCACGCATAAAGAGTGATTTGCATGCTCGTTTCTTTGTTTTCATTATCCGTATTCTCTTGGTAGCTTTTTAGGGCGTTTTCTTTTAAGGGGGTTGATTCCTGCTCTTTGAATGGCTCTCTTAATGGTTCTTTGGGTTGTTCTTTAGAAGAATCTTGCGAAAAGCTCAAATCCACCCCTTCAAAGCCTAAAGCGTTCAGGCTGTTTTTGAGATCTTGTTGGTTGTCTAAAAAGGTTTGCAAGCTGTTGTTATGAGAAATCACGCTCACTTTAAGGTTTTTACCCACTTTTTGAATGGTTACTTCAACCTTGCCCAATTCCTTAGGGAATAAATCCATAGAGATCCGGCTCATGGGGGGTTTGTATTCTTGGATTTCTTGCTTTAATTGTTGGGTGAAATGCTTGATCGTTTCTTTAGGGGCAACGCTTTTATTCTCGCTTGTTTTATCGCTAGCTTGGGCGTTTTGTGCGTTTTGAGCGCTGTTAGTGGATTCTTTAGTTTTTTCTTTATTTTCGCTTGCTTCTTTAGCTTTTTCTTCTTTTTCTAGGGGCGTTGGAGCGTTATCATTAGGGGGGTTAGCTCCTATTAAAGGCATTAAAGAGGGCGTTTTAAGAGGGATTTTAGGGGCATTTTCTGGCGTTGCGGCTTGGGCTGTAGTTTCGGTTTTAGTGGGGATTTTTTCTGGCTTTTTTTTAGAAAGCGTTTTATCCCTTTTAATAGCGTTCATTTGTAAAGCTTCCCTTAAAGGGGGCGTTTTTTTTTCATTACTAGGGGGGGTTGTGTGCTCTTTATTTTGCGATTCTTTTTTTTCTAAGGATTGCAAAACGCTAGAAAGGTTGGCGGTGTTTTTAGAGTCGTTCTTTGCAAGGGTGTGGTTAATACTCGTTTGCGTTGTTTTTAAAGCAAGCTGATCGCTCGCCTTTAAGGGGGTTTCTTTTTTTTCTAACGGAGCAACCACTTGAATGTTGCTGGCGTTCAAGTCATGTTTTTGGCTCAGCGTTTGGATGTCTTTAAGGGTTTTTGGATCTTTTTTAGTGTCAGTCGGGGCTGTGGGGTTTTTGATAGCGTTATTAGCGTGGTTAGTGGGGGTTAGTGGGTTTTTATTGGTTAAGCTTACTTGATGAGCGTTAGAAACAACTCCATTAGGCTTTTTTTCATTCTTGTTTAAAGTTTCGTTAGGGGTTTTTGGGTTAGTTTCATGGTTTTTGTGAATCTCATGTTGAGCTTCATGCGAGGCGGTGGTTTTTTTGTGGTTGAGCAAATCTTTTAAGGTAGGGGCTTGTTGGTCTTTAGCGAGATTTTGAGCGTGTTGGTGGTGTGGGGTAGGGGTTTTTTCAAGCTCTTTAGCGTTCTCTTTAGCGTCTTTGGGCGAGGCTTTTAAAGCGTTAGGATTTTCTTTAGGGGCGGTTTTGTCTTTAGAGATCTTTTGGTTTAAGATCTTACTGAAATCCTTTGATGCGCTTTTAGGGGCGTTTTTGGTGTCTTTAACTTCGTTTTTCGCTCCGCTATTTATTAAAGCGTTTGCGTTGGCGCTTGCGTTGGCGCTTGCGTTGGCGTTTGCGTTGGCGTTTGCGTTGGTGTGAATGGGATTAACAAAAGATGGCATGGTTATCCTTTAAAACAACTCTTTTATTTTACATGGCGAAAGTCAAGCAAAAAGAGTTCCTTAAGATGAATGATCAAATCTAAAAATGCTAAAAGCCTTTTTACAAAATCATGGTTTCGTTTAGGTTTAATTAAATTTTGCTACAATTAAATAAAAACGATGATTTTAGGGAGATTGGCATGCAAAGTTTGTGGATTTATCCAGAGAATATGGAAGTTTTAGGGGTTGCTTGTAAGAGCCTTTTAAAAGCATTGAAGCCTCGTTATCAAAAAATCGCCTTGTTTTCGCCCATTAGTGGGGGGTGTGAGGGCTTTGGGGAGTGCGAGGGCTTGAACTCTTTAGAATTTCATAGCGCCATAGACAAACAAAAGGCTTTAGAGCTTGTAAGCGCTGCTCAAGAAGAGTTACTATTTGAAACGATTCTCAAACGCTATGATGAATTACAATCTGTGCATGATTTTGTGGTTTGCTTGGGGTATACGCCGAAGTTTTTCTTAAACGCTCTTTTAGATTTAAACACCACTTTAGCCAAGCATCTAAACGCTCCTATGGTGGCTGTCGTGCAAACGAGTTTGGAATATTTGAAAGCCATGCACTCTCATATTCTTAAAAAAGAAGCCCCTTTCGCTGTAGGGTTATTTGCGGGCGAAATGCTTGAAAAACCACATTTTTTGAGCGCGTCTCTTTGCAAGCAACAATGCGAATTAGAAGCGAGCGTGATTGAAAGCGTGTTGCAAACAAAAAGCGAGATTATTACCCCTTTAGCCTTTCAAATGGGCTTGGAAAAAAAGGCTAAAAGACAGATTAAAAAAGTGGTTTTACCAGAGAGCGAAGATGAAAGGATTTTAAAAGCCGTGCATCGTTTGAACGCTATGGGCGCGGTGGGATTGATTTTATTGGGCGATAAAGAGGTTATTGATTCCCAAGCGAAAAACTTGAACTTGAATTTAGACAATGTAGAAATCATCGATCCCAACACTTCTCATTATAGAGAAGAATTCGCTAAAAGCTTGTATGAATTGCGAAAATCAAAGGGATTGAGTGAGCAAGAAGCCGAGCAATTAGCGCTGGATAAGACTTATTTTGCGACCATGCTCGTGCATTTAGGCTACGCGCATGCTATGGTTTCTGGGGTCAATCACACCACGGCTGAGACCATTAGACCCGCTTTACAAATCATCAAAACTAAGCCCGGCGTGAGCCTGGTTTCAAGCGTGTTTTTCATGTGTTTAGACACTCAAGTGCTAGCCTTTGGGGATTGCGCGATTATCCCTAACCCTAGCCCTAAAGAATTGGCTGAAATCGCTATCACTTCCGCGCAAAGCGCTAAGCAATTCAATATCGCGCCTAAAGTGGCCCTACTCTCTTATGCGACAGGCGATTCCGCGCAAGGCGAAATGATAGACAAAATCAACGAAGCTAGAGAGATCGCTCAGCGTTTAGATCCACAATTAGAAATTGATGGCCCTTTACAATTTGACGCTTCCATTGATAAAAGCGTAGCGAAGAAAAAAATGCCTAACAGCCAAGTGGCCGGGCAAGCTAGCGTTCTTATTTTCCCGGATTTAAACGCTGGGAATATCGCTTATAAAGCGGTGCAACGAAGTGCTAAAGCCGTGGCGATAGGGCCCATCTTACAAGGTTTGAATAAGCCCGTTAATGATTTGAGTAGGGGCGCTTTAGTGGAAGATATTATCAACACCGTTTTGATTAGCGCCATTCAAGCGCAAGATTAGGAGGGAACGCATGGAAATTTTAGTTTTGAATCTGGGCAGTTCGTCTATTAAGTTTAAATTGTTTGACATGCAAGAAAACAAGCCCTTAGCGAGCGGTTTAGCCGAAAAAATCGGCGAAGAAATAGGGCAGTTGAAAATCAAATCGCATTTGCACCATAACGATCAAGAGCTTAAAGAAAAACTTGTGATTAAAGATCATGCGAGCGGGCTTTTAATGATTCGTGAGAGTTTAACGAAAATGGGGATCATCAAAGATTTTAATCAAATTGACGCTATAGGGCATCGTGTGGTTCAAGGAGGGGATAAATTCCATGCCCCAGTCTTAGTCAATGAAAAAGTCATGCAAGAAATTGACAAGCTTTCTATTTTAGCCCCCTTACACAACCCGGCGAATTTAGCTGGTATTGAATTTGTTCAAAAAGCGCACCCCCATATCCCTCAAATCGCTGTTTTTGACACCGCATTCCATGCCACTATGCCTAGTTACGCTTACATGTATGCTTTACCTTATGAATTGTATGAAAAGTATCAAATCCGCCGTTATGGTTTCCATGGGACTTCACACCATTATGTGGCTAAAGAAGCGGCGAAGTTTTTGAATACCGCTTATGAGGAATTTAACGCTATCAGTTTGCATTTAGGGAACGGCTCAAGTGCAGCAGCCATTCAAAAGGGTAAAAGCGTGGATACTTCTATGGGGCTAACCCCTTTAGAAGGCTTGATCATGGGCACAAGGTGTGGGGATATTGACCCCACTGTGGTGGAATACATCGCGCAATGCGCTAATAAAAGTTTAGAAGAAGTGATGAAAATTTTAAACCATGAAAGCGGCTTGAAAGGCATTTGTGGGGATAATGACGCCAGAAACATAGAAGCCAGAAAAGAAAAAGGCGATAAGCAGGCTAAACTCGCTTTTGAAATGTGCGCTTATCGCATTAAAAAGCATATTGGGGCTTACATGGTGGCTTTAGGGAGGGTGGATGCGATTATCTTTACAGGGGGATTAGGGGAAAACTACTCGGCTTTAAGAGAGAGCGTGTGTGAAGGCTTGGAAAATTTAGGGATCGCTTTGCACAAGCCCACCAACGACAATCCGGGCAACGGATTAGTGGATTTGAGCCAGCCTGATTCTAAAGTTAAGGTTTTACGAATCCCTACTGATGAAGAGCTAGAAATCGCTTTACAAGCGAAAGAAATAGTAGAAAAATTAAAATAAAGGTTGTTTGATGAAAATGGTTCATTTTTTAGAGGGCGTTCATTTTGAAAAGCTCCACATTGAAGCGTTGAGTGAAAATTCTTCCAATAAGGAAATCCGTATTTGCATGCCCAAAGGAGCGATCCTAGACAAACACAAGGCTCCGGGAGCTATCAGCGTGCAGGTTTTAGAGGGTAAAATCATTTTTGAAGCTGAAAATGAAAAAATAGAAATGCCAAAGGGAGCATTAATCAGCCTAGAAGCCCAAGTTTTGCATCGTTTGGACGCTTTAGAAAATAGCGTTATAAGGCTATCTTTAAGTAAAAAATAAGAAAAATGGAAAGTTGTTTTTATGAATACTTGGTATTTGCTTTTAACCATAATTTTATTAATCATCATCTGGAGGATTATTAGGCTAGTTTTAA includes:
- a CDS encoding restriction endonuclease gives rise to the protein MIPTQLNEIAKFLKTNPYNLSQPLQDGRLNPSVNEEEILNTIKHSFPIQLPKAREWWDFSFEENDIFYPVNLKTTTTKTADNLNCKLGIYYALCGLLPTFNNKIAWEKYFQKLHKDLGKNTDRDYYFLIINKNDPKDVFINSLKGIQTLQSNGNNLPFQCKWDNNRKIIQRDFDGSKNFILSALAKSVKLRANIYLTFKDFFGEFFE
- a CDS encoding flagellar hook protein FlgE, which produces MNDTLLNAYSGIKTHQFGIDSLSNNIANVNTLGYRSNDPEFKTLFSSHLDALNAKSVVANDRNYGVTGSGNVLSNKDGEYMPSEGEFHMAYQGKGWFVIGPNKNGEMTINKDGFSKKQDNFLTRAGNFARDADGYLVTPEGYYVYGIDLKKIKDGTLNSTARDEDIEKLHGNTLSPLQIPQDLTYQPVLSTKVGISVNLNPKDHLKGAQDFFLNDKGEIIKERFLNQDINALANDDNEPIDAITNRKLNISIQKENGKKEDLVFTYGDAEKGENQFKTLGDLQKLFKEKTGLDLNLIKSEKDAKSPPLLLEIANPSQTPITFSLSGGIADKLGLNANGMELKKGISRDSVAIKIPYYSTEVDIYDKAGDKYLLQSEYYMTNSNDPTSSPTSKRKNQTWEVKSYIVDPKNKTPINDPTWEIVGFDSATHKMKSAPMTLDFKGNKLTYSLDKSENHDSSDLSYQDSKLLEASQDGKPRGIFRDMRIEENGVISLAFSNGVVEPVARIGILAFTNDQGLRKIGGNLYEMQEGTINGENRPLSGNPILGWDEEGKLKFGKIRHKYLETSNVNAGNALTNLILMQRGYSMNARAFGAGDDMIKEAISLKK
- the flgD gene encoding flagellar hook assembly protein FlgD, translated to MAIDLAEVTGAKAAQERKKEQPAIANGLDKNAFMKLFLEQLKNQDPTAPMETDKIITQTAQLTQVEMQEENKKTMQEVASAMKSNKETNESLKDFQGALKDTMENLNKGMDDSLKANNALREVSALNSVSMIGKIAETDVSGANFDGNNKLSFSLFFDEKIDASKGVPAIQILNENNELVKTIPLKDYNGQKGYINFEWDGLNEKGEKVPKGNYKIKAEYNLDSQSKQYLQTRIGRGEVESVIFDKGKPMLRMGEMILPIDSAIEFYKPDQKPLEQKPLEQKPLEQKLSDQKPLDQKPQTPPKETA
- a CDS encoding flagellar hook-length control protein FliK — encoded protein: MPSFVNPIHTNANANANANASANASANANALINSGAKNEVKDTKNAPKSASKDFSKILNQKISKDKTAPKENPNALKASPKDAKENAKELEKTPTPHHQHAQNLAKDQQAPTLKDLLNHKKTTASHEAQHEIHKNHETNPKTPNETLNKNEKKPNGVVSNAHQVSLTNKNPLTPTNHANNAIKNPTAPTDTKKDPKTLKDIQTLSQKHDLNASNIQVVAPLEKKETPLKASDQLALKTTQTSINHTLAKNDSKNTANLSSVLQSLEKKESQNKEHTTPPSNEKKTPPLREALQMNAIKRDKTLSKKKPEKIPTKTETTAQAATPENAPKIPLKTPSLMPLIGANPPNDNAPTPLEKEEKAKEASENKEKTKESTNSAQNAQNAQASDKTSENKSVAPKETIKHFTQQLKQEIQEYKPPMSRISMDLFPKELGKVEVTIQKVGKNLKVSVISHNNSLQTFLDNQQDLKNSLNALGFEGVDLSFSQDSSKEQPKEPLREPFKEQESTPLKENALKSYQENTDNENKETSMQITLYA
- the pta gene encoding phosphate acetyltransferase; translated protein: MQSLWIYPENMEVLGVACKSLLKALKPRYQKIALFSPISGGCEGFGECEGLNSLEFHSAIDKQKALELVSAAQEELLFETILKRYDELQSVHDFVVCLGYTPKFFLNALLDLNTTLAKHLNAPMVAVVQTSLEYLKAMHSHILKKEAPFAVGLFAGEMLEKPHFLSASLCKQQCELEASVIESVLQTKSEIITPLAFQMGLEKKAKRQIKKVVLPESEDERILKAVHRLNAMGAVGLILLGDKEVIDSQAKNLNLNLDNVEIIDPNTSHYREEFAKSLYELRKSKGLSEQEAEQLALDKTYFATMLVHLGYAHAMVSGVNHTTAETIRPALQIIKTKPGVSLVSSVFFMCLDTQVLAFGDCAIIPNPSPKELAEIAITSAQSAKQFNIAPKVALLSYATGDSAQGEMIDKINEAREIAQRLDPQLEIDGPLQFDASIDKSVAKKKMPNSQVAGQASVLIFPDLNAGNIAYKAVQRSAKAVAIGPILQGLNKPVNDLSRGALVEDIINTVLISAIQAQD
- a CDS encoding acetate kinase, with amino-acid sequence MEILVLNLGSSSIKFKLFDMQENKPLASGLAEKIGEEIGQLKIKSHLHHNDQELKEKLVIKDHASGLLMIRESLTKMGIIKDFNQIDAIGHRVVQGGDKFHAPVLVNEKVMQEIDKLSILAPLHNPANLAGIEFVQKAHPHIPQIAVFDTAFHATMPSYAYMYALPYELYEKYQIRRYGFHGTSHHYVAKEAAKFLNTAYEEFNAISLHLGNGSSAAAIQKGKSVDTSMGLTPLEGLIMGTRCGDIDPTVVEYIAQCANKSLEEVMKILNHESGLKGICGDNDARNIEARKEKGDKQAKLAFEMCAYRIKKHIGAYMVALGRVDAIIFTGGLGENYSALRESVCEGLENLGIALHKPTNDNPGNGLVDLSQPDSKVKVLRIPTDEELEIALQAKEIVEKLK
- a CDS encoding cupin domain-containing protein, producing the protein MKMVHFLEGVHFEKLHIEALSENSSNKEIRICMPKGAILDKHKAPGAISVQVLEGKIIFEAENEKIEMPKGALISLEAQVLHRLDALENSVIRLSLSKK